One window of Bacillus alkalicellulosilyticus genomic DNA carries:
- a CDS encoding glutamine ABC transporter substrate-binding protein has product MRKKSYFAFLLFLMLVLAACGTSEDTTSNEAEPESPDVEETESTDEGQEEEEEAAADWEKDVYTVATDTNYVPFEFLDQDSGELIGFDIDLINALAEEAGINIEIETLEFSGIVAGMGSGRFDIGIAGMTITEERKENIDFSQPYYDAGLVVAVHVDNEDIQSVDDLAGKTVTTRVGSTSETYIIENTEAIPEAFPQITEAYQNVIAGRADATIYDVPNVQYYASTEGGGQLKIVGDTLTGEQYGIAFPKGSPLRDVIDDALTTLKENGTYADIYEKWFNERPDGM; this is encoded by the coding sequence ATGAGGAAAAAAAGTTATTTTGCATTTTTACTATTTTTAATGCTAGTGCTAGCTGCCTGTGGTACGAGTGAGGATACTACTAGCAATGAAGCAGAACCAGAAAGTCCAGATGTTGAAGAAACTGAAAGTACAGATGAGGGACAAGAAGAGGAAGAAGAAGCTGCAGCCGATTGGGAAAAAGATGTGTACACGGTAGCTACGGATACGAACTATGTACCATTTGAATTTTTAGACCAAGATTCTGGTGAACTAATCGGATTTGACATCGACTTAATTAATGCTCTTGCAGAAGAAGCAGGAATAAACATTGAGATTGAAACATTGGAGTTTTCTGGAATTGTTGCTGGCATGGGGTCCGGCCGCTTTGATATCGGTATCGCAGGAATGACGATCACTGAGGAGAGAAAAGAAAACATCGACTTCTCTCAACCTTACTATGATGCGGGTCTTGTTGTTGCTGTCCACGTTGACAACGAAGATATTCAGTCTGTTGACGACCTAGCCGGTAAAACGGTAACGACACGGGTAGGTTCAACAAGTGAAACGTATATCATAGAAAACACAGAGGCGATTCCAGAAGCCTTTCCACAAATAACAGAGGCATACCAAAACGTCATTGCTGGTCGTGCAGATGCAACGATATATGATGTCCCTAACGTTCAATACTATGCCTCAACTGAAGGTGGCGGTCAGTTAAAAATTGTTGGTGACACATTAACAGGTGAGCAGTACGGAATTGCCTTTCCTAAAGGGTCCCCTTTACGTGATGTCATTGATGATGCATTGACAACGTTAAAAGAGAATGGAACATACGCTGACATATATGAAAAATGGTTTAACGAGCGCCCTGACGGAATGTAA
- a CDS encoding DNA-3-methyladenine glycosylase family protein, whose product MWNHKVRIKKPYNYMSMLERLATDPLVSVRIEQASVKVPIPQQNKIATVSFSESNDQVSAFIESSGEKDTVLHRLSQIFWWERDLQRVADHFTETKLSTLFDCFFGTPLVSEFEEYGCLMKTIIHQQLNLKFAHTLTLRFVHTYGEQKDGVWFYPTPEIVSYLTVEELRNLQFSERKAQYVIDTSRLIIEGKLDLQSLPEKEDEEIIEELMKIRGIGRWTAENYLMFALGRMDHLPAADIGIQNAMKSLYQLKQKPTKDEIIELATTWTPFRTYAALYLWLSIERPQYVQKGR is encoded by the coding sequence ATGTGGAATCATAAAGTAAGGATAAAGAAGCCTTACAATTACATGAGTATGTTAGAACGACTTGCTACGGATCCTCTTGTAAGCGTTAGGATTGAACAAGCTAGCGTTAAAGTTCCAATTCCTCAACAAAACAAAATCGCTACCGTATCTTTCAGTGAGAGCAATGACCAGGTAAGTGCTTTCATCGAAAGTAGCGGGGAAAAAGATACAGTTTTACATAGACTATCTCAAATCTTTTGGTGGGAAAGAGATTTACAAAGAGTCGCTGACCACTTTACCGAGACAAAACTGTCGACATTATTTGATTGTTTTTTTGGCACGCCTCTTGTCAGTGAATTTGAGGAGTACGGTTGTTTGATGAAAACAATTATTCATCAACAATTAAATTTGAAATTTGCACATACGTTGACTTTACGATTTGTTCATACATATGGGGAGCAAAAAGACGGCGTTTGGTTTTACCCAACACCGGAAATTGTAAGTTACCTTACTGTGGAAGAATTAAGAAATTTACAGTTTAGCGAAAGGAAAGCTCAGTATGTGATAGATACCTCGCGTCTAATTATCGAGGGTAAACTAGATTTACAATCGTTACCCGAAAAAGAAGACGAAGAGATTATAGAAGAACTTATGAAGATACGAGGAATTGGGAGATGGACTGCAGAAAACTATCTGATGTTTGCTTTAGGAAGAATGGACCACTTGCCTGCGGCTGATATTGGCATTCAGAATGCGATGAAATCACTCTACCAATTAAAACAAAAGCCAACCAAAGATGAAATTATTGAACTTGCAACAACATGGACGCCGTTTCGAACGTATGCCGCACTTTACCTGTGGTTAAGCATTGAACGTCCACAATATGTTCAAAAAGGAAGATAA
- a CDS encoding alpha/beta fold hydrolase has translation MFFTKKKDFAIPETGISKVERVPIGGIEQTILLQGESLDLPVLLFLHGGPSLPTPGVSSKGQDYTIVTNTKELVKHFIVVFWDQRGTGKSYHKHISQDSMNLEQFISDAKELTEYLCDRFQQSKLFLVGHSWGSVIGLHLANRFPEKYHSYIGVSQIVNWAENDKLCMEWAKEEARKRNHKQALKELEAVGEPPFTESFQQWGVLRKWQGSFKSMVYKDENTKAPSIAKVALHMLRSEEYSFIDMYNTFAKGFPLVYHLTMIEDFATVHFQQTAPQLKLPVTFIHGEKDVHVFGSLVEDYFNRVDALKGKRLLWLPVSSHVFHEDDTKKIEQYLIEELKHSKAEEYSA, from the coding sequence ATGTTTTTTACTAAAAAAAAGGACTTTGCTATTCCTGAAACAGGAATTTCAAAGGTAGAAAGAGTACCGATAGGTGGTATTGAACAAACAATCCTTCTTCAAGGAGAATCGCTCGATTTACCCGTTTTGTTATTTTTACATGGAGGGCCGTCTTTGCCGACGCCTGGTGTTTCATCAAAAGGGCAAGATTACACAATTGTAACGAACACAAAAGAACTGGTAAAGCATTTCATTGTCGTGTTCTGGGATCAACGTGGAACAGGGAAATCATATCATAAACATATATCACAAGATTCAATGAACCTTGAGCAGTTTATTTCTGATGCGAAGGAATTGACAGAATATCTATGTGATAGATTTCAGCAATCCAAACTATTTCTAGTAGGACATTCTTGGGGAAGTGTGATTGGTTTACATTTAGCTAACCGCTTTCCTGAAAAATATCATTCTTATATAGGTGTTTCGCAAATTGTAAATTGGGCTGAAAACGATAAACTTTGTATGGAATGGGCTAAAGAGGAAGCTCGTAAAAGGAACCATAAGCAAGCTTTAAAAGAACTAGAAGCCGTTGGTGAACCTCCTTTTACAGAAAGCTTTCAGCAATGGGGTGTTCTGCGAAAATGGCAAGGGAGTTTTAAGTCTATGGTATACAAAGACGAAAATACGAAAGCTCCATCTATTGCAAAAGTAGCGTTACATATGCTTCGGTCTGAAGAGTACAGTTTTATCGATATGTATAATACTTTTGCCAAAGGGTTTCCGCTAGTGTATCACCTTACAATGATAGAGGATTTCGCAACGGTCCATTTTCAACAGACGGCACCACAATTAAAGCTCCCAGTTACTTTTATCCATGGTGAAAAGGATGTTCATGTATTTGGTTCTCTTGTCGAAGACTATTTTAATAGAGTTGATGCTTTAAAAGGAAAGCGACTGTTGTGGTTACCCGTATCTTCCCACGTTTTTCATGAAGATGACACGAAGAAGATAGAGCAATATCTTATCGAGGAATTGAAACATAGTAAGGCAGAAGAATATTCAGCATAG
- a CDS encoding Lin0512 family protein, with amino-acid sequence MLKIMFIQTGMGVDLHGQDVTTAAKRAVENAIHSNSMPGLRSTLPDNDINQMKVHVKLAIPFDEEKLDEDAIKELLPYGTVTIETMKGGMATTSGVILKDKGDKNDLMYIVVASIEVGF; translated from the coding sequence ATGTTGAAAATCATGTTTATTCAAACAGGAATGGGTGTCGATTTACATGGTCAAGATGTGACAACAGCAGCAAAACGTGCTGTCGAAAACGCCATTCATTCCAACTCAATGCCGGGACTACGTTCAACTCTGCCTGACAATGATATTAATCAAATGAAGGTACATGTAAAACTTGCGATTCCGTTTGACGAGGAAAAGCTAGATGAAGATGCCATCAAAGAACTTTTACCTTATGGGACCGTAACCATTGAAACAATGAAAGGCGGAATGGCTACAACAAGTGGTGTCATCTTAAAGGATAAAGGTGACAAAAATGACTTAATGTACATCGTCGTCGCATCAATTGAAGTCGGATTTTAA
- a CDS encoding urease accessory protein UreD — MAIKKKVNELHGNLSLTFAKRGKQTKLTSNFATPPLRASRSLYLDHDDRATVYLIETSGGMVAGDYNKTSIELEANSHGRLIQQSSTKIYPSEFGRACNQVTDIKLAEDSSLYWVPETIIPYKDSIYNGQTKIQLEPSSTLLYGEIISSGREKSNESFEFTSFQSCTDIRLQDECISYDSLRFLKGQFEPTKLGMFESGTYLGSVWYYSPLVTGTDRDEINHLLSASSNHRAASTHFHRSGIYVRWISNDLCLVKKEMTNVFSLLSQKQE; from the coding sequence GTGGCCATTAAAAAAAAGGTCAATGAGTTGCATGGCAACCTATCTTTGACTTTTGCAAAACGGGGTAAGCAAACAAAGCTTACCTCCAATTTTGCTACTCCACCTCTACGGGCAAGTCGTTCCCTTTATTTAGATCACGATGACCGAGCTACCGTTTACTTAATTGAAACATCAGGTGGAATGGTTGCCGGCGATTACAACAAGACGTCGATTGAATTAGAAGCCAACAGCCATGGTCGACTTATTCAACAGTCATCAACCAAGATTTATCCTTCCGAATTTGGTAGAGCTTGCAATCAGGTAACCGATATTAAATTAGCGGAAGATTCTTCCCTTTACTGGGTTCCAGAAACAATTATTCCTTATAAAGATTCGATTTATAATGGACAAACGAAAATTCAGCTAGAACCTTCTTCTACGTTATTGTATGGGGAAATCATATCATCTGGACGCGAAAAGAGTAATGAATCATTTGAATTTACGAGCTTTCAATCATGTACCGATATCCGATTACAGGATGAGTGTATTTCCTATGATAGCCTTCGTTTTTTAAAAGGGCAATTTGAACCAACCAAGTTGGGTATGTTTGAATCCGGAACCTATCTTGGTTCAGTTTGGTACTATTCCCCACTTGTCACCGGAACAGACCGTGATGAAATAAATCACTTACTAAGCGCCTCGTCAAACCACAGAGCAGCCTCAACGCATTTTCACCGTTCTGGCATTTATGTTCGTTGGATTTCTAACGATTTATGTTTAGTAAAAAAAGAAATGACAAACGTTTTCTCCCTTTTATCTCAAAAGCAAGAGTAG
- the ureG gene encoding urease accessory protein UreG: MKPVRIGIGGPVGSGKTALTERLTNALHKDYSLGVITNDIYTKEDAEFLTKNGVLPPERIIGVETGGCPHTAIREDASMNFEAIDEMKSRFDDLDIIFIESGGDNLSATFSPELVDGFIYVIDVAEGQDIPRKGGPGVTRSDLLVINKIDLAPYVEVDLDIMKEDATKARAGRPFIFTNQKKDIGIPEVIEWIKKHMLLEDMYQAEAVKGGH; encoded by the coding sequence ATGAAACCAGTTCGTATCGGAATCGGAGGTCCTGTCGGTTCAGGAAAGACAGCCTTAACAGAAAGATTAACAAATGCCCTTCATAAGGATTATAGTCTTGGGGTCATTACAAATGATATTTACACAAAAGAAGATGCAGAATTTCTTACAAAGAACGGTGTCCTACCTCCAGAACGAATTATAGGAGTAGAAACAGGAGGTTGCCCCCACACAGCCATTCGAGAAGATGCTTCGATGAATTTTGAAGCGATCGACGAAATGAAGTCTCGGTTTGATGACTTAGATATTATTTTTATCGAAAGTGGCGGAGATAATCTTTCTGCAACGTTTAGCCCAGAGCTTGTTGATGGTTTCATCTATGTTATTGATGTAGCAGAAGGACAGGATATTCCTCGAAAAGGCGGACCAGGCGTAACACGTTCAGATTTACTAGTTATCAATAAAATTGACTTAGCCCCTTACGTGGAAGTTGACTTGGATATCATGAAAGAGGATGCTACTAAGGCCCGCGCTGGTCGTCCTTTCATTTTCACAAACCAGAAAAAAGACATAGGTATTCCAGAAGTCATTGAATGGATAAAAAAACACATGCTTTTAGAGGATATGTATCAAGCGGAGGCTGTAAAAGGTGGCCATTAA
- a CDS encoding urease accessory protein UreF: protein MKKQKPDLKLHLNTRDTTTTNFKKLHLLQIHDSAFPIGAYTHSFGMETYIQKGIVRDKATLAEYCQTYLFSSLVSGDALFVKQAYLYAKEKDLKALLELNQLCHGMKIAYESREGSLKMGRQFLQTVLPLVDSPFFTEWKESCKQSHYAIIYGMYCAEMELDEDLYISAFLYSSTASLVHNAVRAIPLGQNQGVQTIFELLPSIEEATSLVNSKTIDDVANNSIGIELASMEHEALYSRLFIS, encoded by the coding sequence ATGAAAAAACAGAAACCAGATTTGAAACTCCATTTAAATACAAGGGACACCACCACCACTAATTTCAAAAAATTGCATTTGCTACAAATTCACGATTCTGCTTTTCCTATCGGTGCTTATACCCACTCATTTGGAATGGAAACGTATATTCAAAAAGGGATCGTTCGAGATAAAGCAACATTGGCTGAGTATTGCCAAACGTATCTTTTCTCAAGTCTCGTTAGTGGGGACGCTCTTTTTGTTAAACAAGCTTATCTCTATGCTAAAGAAAAAGATTTGAAAGCATTACTTGAACTTAACCAGCTTTGTCATGGGATGAAAATTGCGTATGAATCTCGAGAAGGCAGCTTAAAGATGGGTAGGCAGTTTTTACAAACCGTCCTCCCTCTTGTTGATTCTCCATTCTTCACCGAGTGGAAGGAATCTTGTAAACAAAGTCATTATGCAATTATCTACGGAATGTATTGTGCCGAGATGGAATTAGACGAGGACTTATATATCTCAGCGTTTTTATACTCCTCTACTGCTAGTCTTGTTCACAATGCCGTTCGTGCGATTCCACTTGGGCAAAACCAAGGGGTTCAGACCATTTTTGAGTTACTTCCTTCTATTGAAGAAGCAACAAGTTTAGTAAACTCGAAAACCATTGATGATGTAGCAAACAACTCTATCGGCATAGAACTAGCTTCGATGGAACACGAAGCGCTATACAGTCGATTATTTATTTCATAG
- a CDS encoding urease accessory protein UreE, producing the protein MLIHKLIGNVKDSAVNEETIEWLELDWEELNKRILRKNTDKGREIALALEDNQSLEVGSILYQEGDVTIAVRTIKEPAFVATPKSMREMGKMAFELGNRHTPCLITDETITVRFDATLEPLFKEVGIAYEKTETRFETPFKYKGHHHH; encoded by the coding sequence ATGTTAATTCACAAACTTATAGGAAATGTAAAAGACTCCGCGGTTAACGAGGAAACGATTGAATGGCTTGAGCTGGATTGGGAGGAATTAAACAAGCGCATTTTACGTAAAAACACGGACAAAGGTCGAGAAATTGCTCTTGCTCTTGAAGACAATCAATCTCTTGAAGTCGGTTCTATTCTATATCAAGAAGGCGACGTGACAATTGCGGTTCGCACGATAAAAGAACCTGCTTTCGTTGCTACCCCAAAGTCTATGAGAGAAATGGGAAAAATGGCGTTTGAGCTTGGAAATCGACATACGCCATGCTTAATTACAGATGAAACGATAACGGTGAGGTTCGATGCTACATTAGAACCGCTATTTAAAGAGGTAGGTATCGCTTATGAAAAAACAGAAACCAGATTTGAAACTCCATTTAAATACAAGGGACACCACCACCACTAA
- the ureC gene encoding urease subunit alpha has protein sequence MKLTRKQYANLFGPTTGDQVRLADTDLWLEVEKDYTVYGDECKFGGGKVLRDGMGQSGVHTRDEGVLDLIITNATIVDYTGIYKADIGIKEGRIVGIGKGGNPDVMDGVDDNMIVGASTEAIAAEGHIITAGGIDAHIHFIAPQQIEVAIASGLTTMIGGGTGPATGSKATTCTPGEWNIHRMLEAAEEFPMNIGFLGKGNAASTGPLVEQVKAGVIGLKLHEDWGTTPASIDACLTAADELDVQVAIHTDTLNEAGFVEDTIAAIKDRVIHTYHTEGAGGGHAPDIMKIAGYPNVLPSSTNPTRPFTVNTIDEHLDMLMVCHHLDPNVPEDVAFADSRIRPETIAAEDILHDMGAISIISSDSQAMGRVGEVLIRTWQTADKMKKQFGFLKEDEANQNDNTRIKRYIAKYTINPAIAHGVSHEIGSVEVGKLADLVLWDPAFFGVKPELILKGGLIAYSQMGDPNASIPTPQPVFQRPMFGSLGKAKYSTSMTFLSQSAFEDKVHEKLGLQKMIGVVKNCRNIGKKDMKWNSETPTIDINPETYEVRVDGKRIECEPFETVSMAQRYFLF, from the coding sequence ATGAAGCTCACTAGAAAACAATACGCAAACTTGTTTGGCCCAACAACAGGAGATCAAGTTCGCTTGGCGGATACTGACCTTTGGTTAGAAGTTGAAAAAGATTATACCGTATACGGTGACGAATGTAAGTTTGGTGGCGGAAAAGTATTACGTGATGGCATGGGACAAAGTGGTGTACATACTCGAGATGAAGGTGTTCTTGACCTTATCATAACCAATGCAACAATCGTCGACTATACCGGCATTTACAAAGCTGATATTGGCATAAAAGAAGGTCGAATTGTCGGTATTGGAAAAGGTGGAAATCCAGATGTGATGGATGGTGTTGATGACAATATGATTGTCGGCGCAAGCACAGAAGCAATCGCTGCGGAAGGTCACATTATTACAGCAGGAGGGATAGATGCTCACATCCATTTCATTGCACCCCAACAAATTGAGGTGGCGATTGCTTCCGGATTAACTACAATGATTGGTGGCGGAACAGGACCAGCCACCGGATCGAAAGCGACAACATGTACGCCTGGGGAATGGAATATTCACCGGATGCTTGAAGCCGCTGAGGAGTTTCCTATGAATATTGGTTTTTTAGGAAAAGGAAACGCAGCTTCGACTGGACCATTAGTAGAACAAGTCAAAGCTGGAGTTATCGGCTTAAAGCTTCATGAGGATTGGGGAACAACTCCTGCTTCGATTGATGCTTGCTTGACTGCAGCCGATGAGCTTGATGTTCAAGTTGCCATTCATACGGACACATTAAATGAAGCTGGATTTGTTGAAGATACGATTGCTGCGATTAAAGACAGAGTCATCCATACATATCATACAGAAGGGGCTGGCGGCGGACACGCTCCAGATATAATGAAGATTGCTGGCTATCCAAACGTCCTCCCTTCATCAACAAATCCGACACGCCCATTTACCGTAAACACAATAGATGAGCATTTAGATATGCTTATGGTTTGTCATCATCTTGATCCAAACGTTCCGGAAGATGTGGCTTTTGCGGACTCTCGGATTCGACCAGAGACGATTGCTGCTGAAGATATTTTACATGATATGGGAGCTATTAGTATTATCTCCTCCGACTCTCAAGCGATGGGGCGTGTAGGAGAAGTACTGATTCGAACATGGCAAACCGCCGACAAAATGAAAAAGCAGTTTGGCTTTTTAAAGGAAGACGAAGCCAATCAAAACGATAATACGAGAATTAAACGCTATATCGCCAAATATACCATTAACCCTGCAATTGCTCATGGAGTCAGTCATGAAATTGGATCTGTTGAAGTAGGAAAGCTTGCTGACCTTGTCTTATGGGACCCTGCCTTTTTCGGAGTAAAACCAGAGCTCATTCTTAAAGGTGGCCTTATCGCATATTCACAAATGGGCGACCCGAACGCATCGATCCCAACGCCACAGCCGGTGTTTCAACGACCGATGTTTGGAAGCTTAGGCAAAGCAAAATATTCAACGTCGATGACATTTTTATCTCAATCTGCTTTTGAAGATAAAGTTCATGAAAAACTAGGATTACAGAAAATGATTGGTGTCGTTAAAAACTGCCGTAACATCGGCAAAAAAGATATGAAATGGAATAGCGAGACACCAACGATAGACATCAATCCAGAAACATATGAAGTAAGAGTAGATGGAAAACGAATTGAGTGCGAGCCGTTTGAAACTGTTTCAATGGCCCAGCGTTACTTTTTATTTTAG
- the ureB gene encoding urease subunit beta, which yields MIPGEIRTAKGEIELNKGRRTLKVKVANTGDRPIQVGSHYHFPEVNRFLSFPRGEAAGMRLNIPAGTAVRFEPGEEKEVELVEIGGNKRIFGLNALTEGPIDKKKLVDNINRLGFKGGDK from the coding sequence ATGATCCCCGGAGAAATTCGCACCGCAAAAGGTGAAATCGAATTAAATAAAGGAAGACGAACACTGAAAGTCAAGGTAGCTAATACCGGAGACCGACCAATTCAAGTTGGTTCTCATTATCATTTTCCTGAAGTCAATCGCTTTCTCTCCTTCCCACGAGGTGAAGCCGCTGGAATGCGACTGAATATCCCTGCTGGAACGGCTGTCCGATTTGAACCTGGCGAGGAAAAAGAAGTAGAACTTGTTGAAATCGGCGGGAATAAAAGGATATTCGGACTTAATGCGTTAACAGAAGGACCAATAGATAAGAAGAAACTCGTCGACAATATCAATCGCTTAGGCTTTAAAGGAGGCGACAAGTAG
- the ureA gene encoding urease subunit gamma has translation MKLSPVEREKLFIYMAGELAKSRKERGLKLNYPEAAAILSCFVLEGAREGKTVATLMSEGQHVLTADDVMEGVPDMLHDIQVEATFPDGVKLVTIHNPIQ, from the coding sequence ATGAAACTAAGCCCAGTGGAACGCGAAAAACTTTTCATTTATATGGCAGGTGAATTAGCAAAATCTCGAAAGGAACGAGGATTAAAACTAAATTACCCAGAAGCAGCCGCGATTTTAAGTTGTTTTGTTTTAGAAGGTGCCCGCGAAGGAAAAACTGTAGCTACGTTAATGAGTGAAGGACAACATGTATTAACAGCTGATGATGTGATGGAAGGTGTTCCTGATATGTTGCATGACATTCAAGTAGAAGCTACTTTCCCAGACGGCGTAAAGCTCGTTACCATTCATAATCCAATTCAATAA
- the urtA gene encoding urea ABC transporter substrate-binding protein gives MKRIGRAKQKVASLLTVGLTALLLTACGAGEETTGGTDTPEGAPEPGEEVEVGEDEIAVGILHSLSGTMAMSETSLRDAELLAIEEINAAGGVLGKQLVPIIEDGASDWPTFSERAGKLLQQDEVAVVFGGWTSASRKAMLPVFEEHNGLLYYPVQYEGMEASPNIFYAGAAPNQQIVPAVDWLLENKGTEFFLLGSDYVFPRLANQIIKAQLDANGGTLVDEQYTPLGHTDYNTIISRIRESGPQVIFNTLNGDSNVAFFKQLADAGITADDVTILSVSVAEEEIRGIGADVLEGHYASWNYYQTTDTPENAEFVANYKAKFGDNRVTGDPIEAAYLMVYMWAQAVEKAGTTDVDAVRAAAPGLEFDAPGGKVIFDGDNQHIWKTVRIGEVQADGQFKEVWNSGEPIKPDPFLEGYDWASGISGSVQ, from the coding sequence ATGAAAAGGATAGGAAGAGCAAAACAAAAAGTAGCTTCATTGTTAACGGTTGGATTAACTGCACTGTTATTAACAGCTTGTGGTGCAGGTGAGGAAACGACAGGGGGAACTGACACACCTGAGGGAGCACCTGAACCTGGTGAAGAAGTCGAAGTAGGCGAAGACGAAATTGCGGTTGGAATTTTACATTCATTAAGTGGAACGATGGCCATGAGTGAAACGTCTTTACGCGATGCTGAGTTATTAGCCATCGAAGAAATAAATGCAGCTGGTGGGGTTTTAGGAAAGCAGCTTGTTCCGATTATCGAGGACGGAGCATCAGATTGGCCTACATTCTCCGAGCGTGCAGGAAAGCTGCTTCAACAAGATGAAGTAGCGGTTGTATTTGGAGGATGGACATCTGCAAGTCGTAAAGCAATGTTACCAGTATTTGAAGAGCACAATGGATTACTTTACTACCCCGTACAATATGAAGGAATGGAAGCTTCGCCAAACATTTTTTATGCAGGGGCTGCTCCAAACCAACAAATCGTACCTGCAGTTGATTGGTTATTAGAGAACAAAGGAACAGAGTTTTTCTTACTAGGTTCTGACTATGTTTTCCCAAGACTAGCAAACCAAATCATTAAAGCACAATTAGATGCAAACGGTGGGACATTAGTAGATGAGCAGTACACTCCACTTGGACACACAGACTATAACACTATCATTTCAAGAATTCGTGAGTCTGGACCGCAAGTTATTTTCAACACATTAAATGGTGATAGTAACGTAGCATTCTTCAAGCAATTAGCAGATGCAGGCATTACAGCTGATGATGTAACGATTTTATCTGTTAGTGTCGCAGAAGAAGAAATTCGTGGAATTGGTGCTGACGTTCTAGAAGGACATTATGCAAGCTGGAACTACTACCAAACAACAGATACACCTGAAAATGCTGAGTTTGTAGCAAACTATAAAGCGAAATTTGGTGACAACCGTGTAACAGGTGACCCGATTGAAGCAGCATACCTAATGGTTTATATGTGGGCCCAAGCTGTTGAAAAAGCAGGAACGACAGATGTAGATGCAGTAAGAGCTGCAGCTCCTGGTTTAGAGTTTGACGCTCCAGGTGGAAAAGTTATCTTTGATGGTGACAACCAACATATTTGGAAAACGGTTCGTATCGGTGAAGTTCAAGCTGATGGTCAATTTAAAGAAGTATGGAATTCAGGAGAGCCTATTAAACCAGACCCATTCTTAGAAGGATATGACTGGGCTAGTGGAATTAGTGGTTCTGTTCAATAA
- the urtB gene encoding urea ABC transporter permease subunit UrtB, with product MGGIMVQVFNGVSLGSILLLIALGLAITFGLMKVINMAHGELIMIGAYATYVMQLVFKDFLPENLFNWYFVLAIPFAFLVAALIGMLLEYTVIRHLYGRPLDSLLATFGVGLILQQTARTIFGAPNVGVEAPSFLRGGMEVFGVTLPITRIFIIILVAACFLLLYYFLYRTTNGRRIRAVMQNRNMATCVGISARKVDATTFAIGAGFAGVAGAALTLIGPIGPTIGMYYIVDAFMVVVVGGVGMLAGTVVGALGIGMFNTVFEYWTDASMGKVLVFVLIILFLQWRPSGLFSLQSRSLD from the coding sequence ATGGGAGGTATAATGGTTCAAGTTTTCAATGGAGTTAGCTTAGGTTCCATTTTACTGTTAATTGCTTTGGGGTTAGCAATAACATTTGGATTAATGAAAGTAATTAATATGGCTCATGGGGAGCTTATCATGATAGGAGCCTATGCCACGTATGTGATGCAATTGGTTTTTAAAGATTTTTTACCAGAAAATTTATTTAATTGGTATTTCGTGTTAGCTATACCGTTTGCTTTCTTAGTGGCAGCATTAATCGGGATGTTATTGGAATATACGGTCATCCGTCATTTATATGGTCGTCCGTTAGATAGTTTACTTGCCACGTTTGGAGTAGGCTTGATTTTACAACAAACCGCTCGGACGATTTTTGGGGCACCAAATGTTGGTGTGGAAGCTCCTTCGTTCTTACGTGGTGGAATGGAAGTGTTTGGAGTGACACTTCCGATTACAAGGATTTTTATCATTATTTTAGTAGCCGCTTGTTTCCTCTTACTCTATTACTTCCTATACCGTACAACGAACGGTAGAAGAATAAGAGCAGTTATGCAAAATCGAAACATGGCTACGTGTGTAGGGATTTCTGCTCGTAAAGTGGATGCCACAACTTTTGCAATTGGTGCTGGGTTTGCTGGTGTTGCGGGTGCCGCATTAACGCTAATTGGCCCGATTGGTCCTACGATTGGGATGTACTACATAGTCGATGCCTTTATGGTCGTTGTTGTTGGTGGAGTAGGGATGTTAGCTGGAACCGTGGTGGGAGCCTTAGGAATTGGAATGTTTAATACCGTTTTTGAGTACTGGACAGATGCCTCAATGGGTAAAGTTCTTGTCTTTGTTCTCATTATTTTATTCCTACAATGGCGTCCATCTGGGCTGTTCTCGTTACAGTCTCGTTCACTTGACTAA